In one window of Candidatus Sulfuricurvum sp. RIFRC-1 DNA:
- a CDS encoding YajQ family cyclic di-GMP-binding protein, which produces MASEHSLDISAKIDLQAFKDAIAQAEKEAIGRYDFKGITYEINYREKEKQLILLASSDNKLDALKDIVIARLIKRGLSSKALEELKTEDASGGARKATYKIVDSIESKEAKKIMAEIKNLKTKASAAIEGDYIRVKSKQIDELQKIMAHIKAQEWDAPLVFENFR; this is translated from the coding sequence ATGGCATCAGAACACTCTCTCGACATCTCCGCAAAAATTGATCTTCAAGCTTTCAAAGATGCGATTGCCCAAGCTGAAAAAGAGGCAATCGGTCGTTATGACTTCAAAGGGATTACCTACGAAATCAATTACCGTGAAAAAGAGAAACAGCTCATTCTCCTCGCTTCCAGCGATAACAAGCTCGACGCACTCAAAGATATTGTCATCGCACGACTTATTAAACGGGGGCTCTCTTCCAAGGCATTGGAAGAATTGAAAACCGAAGATGCAAGCGGGGGAGCGCGAAAAGCGACTTATAAAATCGTGGACAGCATCGAGTCCAAAGAAGCCAAAAAGATTATGGCAGAGATTAAAAACCTCAAAACAAAAGCAAGCGCGGCGATCGAGGGCGATTACATACGTGTGAAATCCAAACAGATTGATGAACTTCAAAAGATTATGGCGCACATCAAAGCTCAGGAGTGGGATGCTCCGCTCGTATTTGAAAATTTTCGCTAA
- a CDS encoding HD-GYP domain-containing protein — MNKKRYKAIDKRLITEGSQLDFNLFLTNEAKTAMSLFLQSDTAVDGNAKVKLREIESVYVSEEDEARYKAYVERHLQSIAKNSDIPTEQKARLVYEKASESMDLMFKNPESLENVKNAQPIVNNFIDIILRDRCAVESLMKITAHDYYTHTHSINVSIYTLSLGSFLGIDGKDLEVLGMAAILHDLGKSKIDYEIINKNGKLTDEEFAQMKHHPAFGHELALKLNLIDERILTAIRHHHEKIEGGGYPDNLKGDKISQFARIIGVCDVFDALSTKRSYKDPMSSFESLSLMKQQMVGHLDMNMVDAFIRMLNKQGQK; from the coding sequence ATGAACAAAAAACGGTATAAAGCGATTGATAAACGACTCATAACGGAGGGGTCTCAACTCGATTTTAACCTTTTTTTGACCAATGAGGCCAAAACGGCAATGAGTCTCTTTTTGCAAAGCGATACCGCAGTCGATGGCAATGCAAAAGTAAAACTCCGCGAAATTGAGTCGGTATATGTTTCTGAAGAAGATGAAGCCCGCTATAAAGCCTACGTAGAGCGGCATTTGCAAAGTATCGCAAAAAATAGTGATATACCCACCGAACAAAAAGCCCGTTTAGTCTACGAAAAAGCATCTGAATCGATGGATTTGATGTTTAAAAATCCCGAATCTCTCGAAAATGTTAAAAATGCGCAGCCGATTGTCAATAATTTCATTGATATTATTTTGCGCGACCGCTGTGCGGTTGAGTCGCTGATGAAGATTACGGCACACGATTATTACACGCATACCCACTCGATTAATGTGAGTATTTACACCCTTAGTTTAGGCTCCTTTCTCGGGATCGATGGGAAAGATCTGGAAGTGTTGGGAATGGCGGCGATTTTGCATGATTTGGGGAAAAGTAAAATCGATTATGAGATTATCAATAAAAATGGGAAGCTCACGGATGAAGAGTTCGCCCAGATGAAACATCATCCTGCCTTTGGGCATGAACTAGCATTGAAGTTAAATCTTATCGATGAGCGGATTTTGACCGCTATCCGACATCATCATGAGAAGATAGAAGGGGGCGGTTATCCCGATAATCTTAAGGGGGATAAAATCAGTCAATTCGCTCGTATTATTGGTGTTTGTGATGTGTTTGACGCTCTCTCTACCAAACGCTCTTATAAAGATCCGATGAGCTCTTTTGAATCGCTTTCGTTGATGAAGCAGCAGATGGTCGGACATTTGGATATGAATATGGTGGATGCGTTTATCCGTATGTTAAATAAACAAGGACAAAAATGA
- a CDS encoding HD-GYP domain-containing protein, with the protein MKQIRIQHAIPSTEMQRYVQIEKWILDVGDMLECDLYVAVGDREEKELLLGKNEPLDKETKARIDQTHVLYIREEDLPIYNKFIDIIVQTVAQNSHIAITKKAAVIYRQASIILDEMFDNPEALENVPKSRKVVNVFVETIFSDKHAIESLIKITAYDYYTHTHSINVCVYALSLGSYLGLNAHMLEELGMSALLHDLGKSKVDRAITNKKGILTHDEYEQMKHHPAYGYAIALKIGIKDTLVLDGIRHHHEKLDGSGYPDGLSESKITLFARIIGVCDVFDALSTKRPYKERLSSYDALYLMKETMKNHLDIHMVDSFIQMQRRDQPL; encoded by the coding sequence ATGAAACAGATTCGTATTCAGCATGCTATTCCCTCAACCGAAATGCAGCGATACGTTCAGATCGAAAAATGGATTTTGGATGTTGGGGATATGTTGGAGTGCGATTTGTACGTCGCGGTAGGGGATCGTGAGGAAAAGGAGCTTCTTTTAGGCAAAAATGAGCCGCTTGATAAGGAGACTAAAGCGAGGATCGATCAGACACACGTTCTTTATATCCGAGAAGAAGATCTCCCGATATACAATAAATTTATCGATATTATTGTTCAAACCGTAGCTCAAAACAGCCATATTGCTATCACGAAAAAAGCAGCTGTGATTTATCGGCAGGCATCCATCATCTTGGATGAGATGTTTGATAATCCTGAAGCGTTGGAAAATGTACCCAAATCAAGAAAAGTGGTTAATGTTTTTGTAGAGACAATTTTCAGCGACAAGCATGCGATTGAATCGTTGATTAAGATTACGGCGTATGATTATTACACCCATACCCATTCGATCAATGTTTGTGTGTATGCCTTGAGTTTAGGCTCATATCTGGGGTTGAACGCTCATATGCTCGAAGAACTCGGTATGTCGGCATTGTTGCATGATTTAGGGAAAAGTAAAGTGGATCGTGCCATTACTAACAAAAAAGGGATATTGACCCATGATGAGTATGAGCAAATGAAACATCATCCTGCTTATGGTTATGCGATTGCTTTGAAAATCGGTATTAAGGATACCCTTGTTCTCGATGGAATCCGTCATCATCATGAAAAACTCGACGGAAGCGGATACCCTGATGGCTTATCAGAGAGTAAAATTACCCTTTTTGCCCGTATTATAGGGGTTTGTGATGTGTTTGATGCCTTATCGACAAAACGGCCTTATAAAGAGAGATTAAGTTCGTACGATGCTCTTTATTTGATGAAAGAGACGATGAAAAATCATTTGGATATACATATGGTGGATTCATTTATCCAAATGCAGCGGAGAGATCAGCCTCTGTAG
- a CDS encoding helicase-related protein gives MAKKKKKMIKLNQSIRHFFGDEGFDEGIERVPTEALIALAHTLGIFNGTTDKTGLIKTFRRLWSEGESDNREMIVAFFKQEGKIYPNPKPKEKPHEREEKIDELLEAFELSDAERRDLHASFIDIRTRKITPDKIASKLEHIRYTRKRESLEKAVEGKFNFDDSLEYYAPITYRLDGESFTKIHVLKTAPLNEKRLHEEALEILAPEITELKNGLTQQKQAQTDLFLSSLNLTAHRYLSREQIIASLKSAPPSTQTYGSLNIDILRDVLARHLHTPLTSITSDDLIIEIDKQLPLPHRAQALKYTLSLHLDANELSRQIWNEEELTITTMVEEQSIHEERAFLNELEHLMNECRERSKLLEMNEESLYAIVYELLLPYLTLTPHISSKTSRRVLFSYDQRIASELLKRQRQALLARTVRDFKNLFPLARSLRRRLIFNTGPTNSGKTYTAFQQLKKAGTGYYLAPLRLLALEGYETLRDEGVSASLITGEEQLLDEDATHISSTIEMLSFEVEVDCCVIDEVQMIDDRDRGWAWANAIIGAPAKTVIMTGSPNAREAVIALAEYLGEPLEIVEFERKNPLELLKSATPIDAIEPKTAVIAFTRSNALRLKQQLSKTYRTSVIYGNLSPEVRREEARRFREGETDILVATDAISMGLNLPIKTLLFSKADKFDGQNQRNLTSTEVRQISGRAGRYGLSEKGYVGALTNDVLKTVSTLFTKNIEPITLPFNVMANFDHIMLVSNILEERSLSNIVDFFVQNMKFEGPFRAANLESMQEASAIVDRYDLDMRTKYTLATAPLSTSSPLVMAAFERYVRALEQKKPIAYIPPQRLGNHALSMEELQEAEDRIKEISLYLWLSYRMGEFFVDAEKARTFRGELNRFIENSLQQSHFVPRCKTCGKPLAPNAEFAICQSCFNNLNRSKARQSPPSNFHPREKKRSYRG, from the coding sequence ATGGCAAAGAAAAAGAAAAAAATGATCAAACTTAACCAATCCATCCGCCATTTTTTCGGCGATGAAGGGTTCGATGAGGGGATAGAGAGAGTTCCGACCGAGGCACTTATCGCCCTCGCCCATACGCTGGGTATCTTTAACGGCACAACCGATAAAACAGGCTTAATTAAAACTTTCCGCCGTTTATGGTCAGAAGGGGAAAGCGACAACCGCGAAATGATCGTCGCTTTTTTCAAACAAGAGGGGAAAATTTACCCCAATCCAAAACCCAAAGAGAAGCCGCATGAGAGAGAAGAAAAGATCGATGAACTTCTCGAAGCATTTGAGCTGAGCGACGCTGAGCGACGCGATCTTCATGCCTCGTTTATCGATATACGTACCCGCAAAATCACCCCGGATAAAATCGCCTCCAAGTTAGAGCATATCCGCTACACCCGAAAACGGGAATCCCTTGAAAAAGCGGTAGAAGGGAAATTCAATTTTGACGATTCGCTAGAGTATTACGCTCCGATCACCTACCGACTCGACGGTGAGAGTTTTACCAAAATCCATGTCCTTAAAACAGCGCCGTTGAATGAAAAACGGCTCCATGAAGAGGCTTTGGAGATCTTGGCCCCTGAGATCACTGAACTTAAAAATGGACTAACACAACAAAAACAGGCCCAAACGGATCTGTTTTTATCCTCCCTTAACCTCACGGCTCACCGTTATCTTAGCCGTGAGCAGATTATTGCTTCGCTCAAAAGTGCACCCCCTTCGACCCAAACCTACGGTTCACTCAACATCGATATTTTACGAGATGTTTTGGCACGCCATCTGCATACTCCACTCACATCGATTACCTCCGATGATCTGATCATCGAAATAGATAAACAGCTTCCGCTTCCACATCGTGCACAGGCGCTTAAATATACGCTGTCCCTCCATCTGGATGCAAATGAGCTGAGCCGACAAATCTGGAACGAAGAAGAGCTCACCATCACCACAATGGTAGAAGAACAAAGCATCCACGAAGAGAGAGCCTTTTTAAATGAGTTAGAGCATTTGATGAATGAGTGCCGAGAACGCTCCAAACTTTTGGAAATGAACGAAGAGTCACTTTATGCTATCGTATATGAGTTACTTCTGCCCTATCTTACCCTTACACCCCACATCAGTTCTAAAACGTCACGGCGGGTATTGTTTTCCTACGATCAACGAATCGCGAGTGAACTGCTCAAACGTCAGCGCCAAGCATTGTTAGCGCGAACCGTACGCGATTTTAAAAATCTTTTTCCCCTCGCTCGCTCACTCCGCCGCCGTCTCATTTTTAACACGGGTCCCACAAACAGCGGTAAAACCTATACGGCATTTCAACAGCTCAAAAAAGCAGGGACAGGATACTATCTCGCACCTCTGCGTTTGTTAGCATTGGAGGGGTACGAGACTCTTCGGGATGAGGGTGTCAGCGCGTCGCTCATCACCGGAGAAGAACAGCTCCTGGATGAAGATGCGACCCATATCAGCTCCACCATCGAAATGTTAAGCTTCGAGGTTGAGGTCGATTGCTGTGTCATCGATGAGGTACAGATGATCGACGATCGAGACCGTGGATGGGCCTGGGCAAATGCCATTATCGGCGCTCCGGCTAAAACGGTCATTATGACGGGTTCACCCAATGCCCGTGAAGCTGTTATCGCGTTAGCCGAATATTTGGGTGAACCGCTTGAGATTGTTGAGTTTGAGCGGAAAAACCCTCTCGAACTCCTCAAATCTGCTACCCCTATCGACGCAATCGAACCTAAAACAGCTGTTATCGCCTTTACCCGTTCCAATGCCCTGCGGCTCAAACAACAACTCTCCAAAACGTACCGTACCAGCGTCATCTATGGGAATCTCAGTCCTGAAGTACGCCGCGAGGAAGCGCGCCGTTTCCGTGAAGGGGAGACCGATATCCTCGTTGCGACCGACGCCATCAGCATGGGATTAAACCTTCCCATTAAAACGCTCCTTTTCTCTAAAGCCGATAAATTTGACGGGCAAAACCAACGAAACCTCACTTCAACCGAAGTACGGCAAATTTCAGGTCGGGCAGGACGGTACGGGCTAAGTGAAAAAGGGTATGTCGGAGCGCTCACCAACGATGTCCTTAAAACCGTTTCGACCCTGTTTACCAAAAACATCGAACCTATTACTCTGCCGTTTAACGTTATGGCAAACTTCGATCACATTATGCTCGTCTCGAATATTTTAGAGGAGAGATCCCTTTCCAACATCGTCGATTTTTTTGTCCAAAACATGAAATTTGAAGGACCGTTCCGTGCCGCAAACCTCGAATCGATGCAGGAGGCCTCGGCTATCGTCGATCGATATGATTTGGACATGCGTACCAAATACACCCTCGCTACCGCACCGTTATCGACCTCATCTCCACTGGTGATGGCGGCATTCGAGCGTTACGTGAGGGCTCTGGAGCAAAAAAAACCGATCGCCTACATTCCTCCGCAGCGTTTGGGGAATCATGCCCTCTCCATGGAGGAGCTTCAGGAGGCAGAAGACCGAATCAAAGAGATCAGTCTCTATTTATGGCTGTCGTATCGGATGGGAGAGTTTTTCGTAGATGCGGAAAAAGCGCGAACATTTCGGGGAGAGCTGAACCGATTTATCGAAAACTCACTCCAACAAAGCCATTTTGTACCGCGATGCAAAACATGCGGAAAACCGTTAGCGCCAAATGCAGAATTTGCCATCTGCCAAAGTTGTTTTAACAACCTCAACCGCTCCAAAGCACGGCAATCGCCCCCGTCCAACTTTCACCCAAGAGAGAAAAAGCGCTCCTACAGAGGCTGA
- a CDS encoding DUF309 domain-containing protein: MAQEFESITTAFAAYECSMREERFYDAHADLEHLWYPRRFEDDDEVKLWKGFINAAVCFELIKRGRPNPAEVAWQTYLKYSPLLENLMTPHKQLYVRIRELIETTKGHYV; this comes from the coding sequence TTGGCGCAAGAATTTGAGAGTATAACCACCGCATTTGCCGCGTATGAGTGTTCGATGAGGGAGGAGCGTTTTTACGATGCCCATGCGGATTTGGAACACCTATGGTATCCGCGCCGTTTTGAAGATGACGATGAGGTAAAGCTCTGGAAAGGGTTTATCAATGCGGCGGTCTGTTTTGAACTTATTAAACGGGGACGTCCAAACCCCGCAGAAGTTGCATGGCAAACCTATCTCAAATATTCCCCTCTTTTGGAGAATCTTATGACTCCCCATAAACAACTCTACGTTAGAATAAGAGAACTTATTGAAACTACAAAGGGGCATTATGTCTGA
- a CDS encoding NAD(P)H-dependent oxidoreductase — MSEFLNAMAFRHACKVFDAEKQIPAEQFESMLEVVRSSPSSFGMEPWRVIVVRNPNLRKALKSACWNQNQITECSELVVFTTDNDTVRSATPYVRKMFERRGLSPEAVDTYMEVYKNYLEPIEEDEVLLENWTAKQCYIAMANMMTYAATLEIDSCPIEGFEKEEVEAILDLEYGHSVAVICAFGYRVKAQSEQKRLSIKQIVEYR; from the coding sequence ATGTCTGAATTTTTAAATGCGATGGCATTTCGTCATGCGTGTAAAGTATTTGATGCTGAAAAACAGATTCCGGCCGAGCAGTTTGAATCGATGCTGGAGGTGGTGCGTTCCTCCCCCTCATCATTCGGGATGGAGCCGTGGAGAGTGATTGTGGTACGCAATCCGAATCTGCGCAAAGCACTTAAAAGTGCCTGTTGGAATCAAAATCAGATTACCGAATGTTCCGAACTTGTGGTGTTTACCACCGATAATGATACGGTTCGCAGCGCTACGCCTTATGTCCGTAAAATGTTTGAACGTCGAGGTCTCTCTCCCGAAGCGGTCGATACCTACATGGAGGTCTATAAAAACTATTTAGAACCCATTGAGGAGGATGAAGTGCTGTTGGAGAACTGGACGGCAAAACAGTGTTACATCGCGATGGCGAACATGATGACCTATGCGGCAACACTAGAGATCGACAGTTGTCCAATCGAGGGTTTTGAGAAAGAGGAAGTCGAAGCGATTCTGGATCTGGAATATGGTCACAGCGTAGCCGTTATCTGCGCGTTTGGATATCGTGTTAAAGCTCAAAGTGAGCAAAAACGATTAAGCATCAAACAGATCGTTGAATACCGCTAA
- a CDS encoding mechanosensitive ion channel domain-containing protein translates to MLSKIEHVEDKVAHYSDIVLEYSTEYGLKILGALLIFFIGKWVARKIIALMRRGMERAGVDPTLISFASNALYVVLIIMIIVAAISNVGVETTSFMAIFGAAGLAIGLALKDTLANVGAAVLIIFFRPFKVGDFIEASGVMGNVKSINLFSTTLTTTDNRSIIIPNGALIAGNIINYTGNQTRRIDMTFVIDYKDDLRVAKEVVMNVLQSHEKVLKEPEPIVAVGALERDGVQLIVRPWVIVEDYWNVSFEITESVKLEFDKHHITVPFPQMDLHLKKRDN, encoded by the coding sequence ATGCTAAGCAAGATTGAACACGTAGAAGACAAAGTGGCTCACTACAGTGATATCGTATTAGAATATTCAACCGAGTACGGGTTGAAAATCCTCGGTGCGCTCCTCATTTTCTTTATCGGAAAATGGGTAGCTCGTAAAATTATCGCGTTGATGCGGCGAGGTATGGAGCGTGCCGGAGTCGATCCGACATTGATCTCCTTTGCAAGCAATGCCCTTTATGTCGTTTTGATCATTATGATCATTGTTGCTGCCATCAGCAACGTCGGGGTTGAGACGACCTCGTTTATGGCCATTTTTGGTGCCGCAGGTTTAGCAATCGGTTTGGCACTAAAAGATACCCTTGCCAATGTCGGGGCGGCAGTTCTTATTATCTTTTTTCGTCCGTTTAAAGTGGGAGATTTTATCGAAGCATCAGGGGTTATGGGTAATGTTAAATCGATTAATCTTTTCTCGACGACCCTTACAACGACGGATAACCGCTCCATCATTATCCCCAATGGGGCATTGATCGCCGGTAACATTATAAACTACACCGGAAATCAAACCCGCCGGATCGATATGACATTTGTAATCGATTATAAAGATGATTTGAGGGTGGCGAAAGAAGTGGTCATGAACGTCCTTCAATCGCACGAAAAGGTACTCAAAGAGCCGGAACCGATTGTGGCCGTGGGTGCTTTGGAACGGGATGGGGTACAGTTGATTGTCCGCCCGTGGGTAATCGTAGAGGATTATTGGAATGTATCGTTCGAAATCACTGAATCGGTAAAGCTTGAATTTGATAAGCACCACATTACCGTTCCGTTTCCGCAAATGGATTTGCACCTTAAAAAAAGGGATAACTGA
- a CDS encoding MFS transporter yields the protein MAVLISSFYFFYFALIGVHIIFIPKILSEVGYDPLQIGIIFASAPLVRFALPFLFLKGFRLDQKTFFTALLLMGLSAVGFYPTLEHFWPLLLVNISFGIGIALILPYIEVIALEHIGRERYGRIRLFGSLGFIAVSLVLVKFLSTPYVGISFLIAMALITLIYGALIGRTQHGTTSSECGEKDDLCLFSIREHIPLWIGFFLMQVSFGPFYNFFTIYTTDHGISLETTVWLWSFGVIAEILMFYFQGPLLRGNLQKILVITAFMTALRWMIVALFPDTTTLLFAAQSLHAFSFALFHTAAIAMLFELYHARRLSQQFFFGISYGLGGFIGAIGAGALYQYTPKWLFVGGAIAALGAAVAFKIARKRTDA from the coding sequence GTGGCTGTTTTAATTTCCTCTTTTTATTTTTTCTATTTTGCCCTGATCGGGGTGCACATTATTTTCATCCCAAAAATCCTCTCTGAGGTTGGATATGATCCGCTCCAAATCGGAATTATTTTTGCCTCGGCACCCCTTGTCCGCTTTGCTCTGCCGTTTTTATTTTTAAAAGGGTTTCGACTGGATCAAAAAACGTTTTTTACCGCACTCCTGCTGATGGGACTTAGTGCGGTTGGTTTTTATCCTACTCTGGAGCATTTCTGGCCTCTGCTGCTTGTTAACATCTCCTTTGGTATCGGTATCGCCCTCATCCTCCCCTACATCGAAGTCATCGCGCTGGAACATATCGGACGAGAGCGTTATGGCCGTATTCGCCTTTTTGGCTCACTGGGATTTATCGCTGTTTCACTCGTGCTGGTTAAATTTCTGAGCACTCCGTATGTAGGGATCAGCTTTTTAATCGCAATGGCCCTTATTACACTGATATACGGAGCACTGATCGGAAGAACTCAGCACGGAACAACGTCAAGTGAATGCGGGGAAAAGGACGATCTTTGCCTCTTCTCAATACGTGAGCATATACCGCTGTGGATCGGGTTTTTCCTGATGCAGGTGAGCTTTGGTCCTTTTTACAATTTTTTTACCATCTATACAACCGATCACGGTATCTCTTTGGAAACTACCGTATGGTTGTGGAGCTTTGGAGTTATCGCAGAGATTTTGATGTTCTATTTTCAAGGGCCGTTATTGCGGGGAAATTTACAAAAGATTCTCGTGATCACCGCATTTATGACCGCACTGCGATGGATGATTGTCGCACTGTTCCCTGACACCACGACACTCTTATTTGCGGCTCAAAGTCTCCATGCCTTTAGTTTTGCCCTGTTCCATACGGCCGCAATCGCAATGCTTTTTGAACTCTATCATGCACGCCGGCTGTCTCAACAGTTTTTCTTTGGAATTTCGTATGGTCTTGGGGGATTTATCGGGGCTATCGGAGCAGGGGCACTTTATCAGTATACCCCGAAATGGTTGTTTGTAGGGGGAGCAATTGCCGCATTGGGCGCAGCCGTTGCGTTCAAAATCGCTAGAAAGAGAACTGACGCTTAA
- a CDS encoding RDD family protein, which yields MRWRTLKTKKQSYPQLQKAKTLFAPFWPRAAGFVTDIFMIGLPISLLTMAIFGYDQMHTASGLDVLVHDPKAQSNPPNPIASITQISLFLITYVWLWHVSGQTPGKKLSRIRVVDAQTLQNASIGKLTLRFIGYFISLITLIGFFIGLFRKDKRALHDLLSGTAVIRVP from the coding sequence ATGAGATGGCGCACCCTTAAAACTAAAAAACAATCTTATCCGCAACTGCAAAAAGCAAAAACACTGTTTGCCCCTTTTTGGCCTCGTGCAGCTGGATTTGTGACCGATATCTTTATGATCGGCTTACCGATCTCCCTCCTCACTATGGCGATTTTCGGATACGATCAGATGCACACTGCCAGCGGTTTGGACGTATTGGTTCATGACCCAAAAGCGCAGAGCAATCCTCCAAATCCCATCGCTTCCATCACCCAGATAAGCTTATTTCTGATTACCTACGTTTGGCTTTGGCATGTCAGCGGTCAAACACCGGGGAAAAAGCTCTCCCGTATCCGAGTTGTCGATGCACAAACACTCCAAAATGCCTCTATAGGGAAGCTAACACTCCGTTTTATCGGTTATTTTATCTCCCTTATCACCCTGATCGGATTTTTTATCGGTCTCTTTCGTAAAGACAAGCGCGCCCTTCATGATCTTCTAAGCGGCACTGCCGTAATACGTGTCCCCTAA
- a CDS encoding flagellar hook-basal body complex protein yields MLRSLFAGVTGLQSHQIAMDVESNNIANVNTIGYKYSRANFSDLLAQTNQIATAPQGELGGKNAVQIGLGASVTSVTRIHSQGSIQNTDKNTDVAIQGDGFFIVSSDGGNTYKYSRSGDFKFDASGNFVDNNGFIVQGWVRDEDTGLVDSTAPIANIQIPPGLTTPANASTQVVVKANLSSSGTVEQYSPTYTLDSTAGVGASETTEDMGVMFNASGEAFQLAASTTASPYTGQGIVVSFDGGTTTQNFRYTNDATLAGTTDATTTPDTYYFQTTENLRAGLQTMAVAQSAGATVTVNDQGKFIVSNTAGSAITLSVSAITDVNTVENTRFTQNFATMAGALPVGTSVKQSQAVNAATHSASIDIYDSLGSKHTVKMDFRKQTVNTINGVTEWGYTITVPQPGSIGGIAPNQNILEGGIIQFGSNGELAGYNLPSIDFSPNNGAAPNQAVALDFGSIGAFDGITSFDNDSATSGISQDGFPGGDLVGIRIDQSGTLVGSFSNGRSFGLAQIGMAKFSNNEGLVSDGGNVYLQSANSGDPIIGTAATAGRGFMQSSALEASNVDLSKSLTNLIIIQRGYQANGKTITTSDTLLETLIGLKR; encoded by the coding sequence ATGTTACGATCACTTTTCGCAGGTGTTACCGGATTGCAATCGCATCAGATCGCAATGGACGTTGAGTCTAATAATATTGCTAACGTTAATACCATCGGGTATAAATACTCTCGTGCAAACTTTTCGGATTTGTTGGCTCAAACCAATCAAATCGCGACGGCTCCGCAGGGAGAACTCGGTGGTAAAAATGCCGTTCAAATCGGTCTAGGGGCTTCGGTGACTTCGGTTACTCGTATCCATTCTCAAGGATCGATCCAAAATACCGATAAAAATACCGACGTTGCGATCCAAGGTGACGGCTTCTTTATCGTCAGCTCGGATGGGGGAAATACCTATAAATACTCTCGTTCCGGAGACTTTAAATTCGACGCATCGGGTAACTTCGTCGACAATAACGGCTTTATCGTCCAAGGATGGGTACGTGATGAAGATACCGGCCTCGTCGATTCAACCGCACCGATCGCCAACATCCAAATCCCGCCCGGACTTACAACTCCGGCAAATGCGAGTACACAGGTGGTTGTCAAAGCCAATCTCAGTTCCAGTGGAACGGTCGAACAATACAGCCCAACCTATACACTCGACTCAACCGCAGGGGTTGGAGCAAGTGAAACAACCGAAGATATGGGTGTTATGTTCAATGCCAGCGGCGAAGCATTCCAGTTAGCTGCCTCAACAACGGCAAGCCCATATACAGGACAAGGTATTGTTGTCTCATTTGACGGGGGAACTACTACCCAAAACTTTCGCTATACCAATGATGCGACCTTAGCCGGTACCACTGATGCAACGACAACGCCGGATACCTATTATTTCCAAACAACAGAAAATCTAAGAGCCGGGTTGCAAACTATGGCTGTAGCCCAATCAGCAGGTGCTACGGTTACGGTGAATGATCAGGGTAAGTTTATTGTCAGCAACACAGCTGGATCAGCAATAACCCTTTCTGTATCAGCGATTACCGATGTAAATACGGTTGAAAATACCCGTTTTACCCAAAATTTTGCCACTATGGCAGGTGCTTTACCGGTCGGAACATCGGTTAAACAATCGCAAGCGGTCAATGCGGCAACCCACTCAGCCAGTATCGACATTTATGATTCACTTGGGTCTAAACATACCGTTAAGATGGACTTCCGTAAACAAACGGTCAATACTATCAATGGTGTAACCGAATGGGGTTATACCATTACGGTTCCTCAGCCGGGTTCAATCGGCGGTATCGCTCCCAACCAAAATATTTTAGAGGGGGGAATTATCCAGTTTGGAAGTAACGGGGAACTTGCCGGCTATAATCTTCCAAGTATCGATTTTTCCCCAAATAACGGTGCGGCGCCCAACCAAGCAGTTGCACTAGATTTTGGATCAATCGGTGCATTCGACGGTATTACCAGTTTTGATAATGACTCTGCTACCAGCGGTATCTCTCAAGACGGTTTCCCGGGCGGGGATTTGGTCGGTATCCGAATTGACCAAAGCGGTACGTTAGTCGGATCTTTCTCAAACGGACGTTCATTTGGTTTGGCACAAATCGGAATGGCGAAGTTCTCGAATAACGAAGGGTTAGTAAGCGATGGCGGAAACGTTTATCTGCAATCAGCCAACTCCGGCGATCCGATTATCGGTACGGCGGCAACGGCAGGACGAGGATTTATGCAATCTTCGGCACTCGAAGCATCCAACGTCGATTTATCTAAATCACTAACCAACCTTATCATTATCCAGCGCGGTTATCAAGCTAACGGTAAAACGATTACCACCTCTGATACCCTTCTCGAAACCCTTATCGGGCTCAAACGTTAA